The nucleotide window GTTCCGGCTCTTCCAGGTCCATAATCTGATCTTCCTCTACCAGTGCCACATACTTATTATCCACTACCATAGGCAGTTGCGTAAGATGATATTCATTCATCAGACGCAATGCTTTAGTTCCTGCATCCGAAGGTTGCAGGATTGGCACGGTGGATATGAGTTCTCTGGCAGTCATTTTCGTGTATTCTTACACAATAATAACAAAGAATCTTCCAACAGAAAAAGAAATTACATGTACTGTTATCCTGCCGCACCTGCAGAGGGCGGTCTATACGCAATACCAGAAACGGTTCAGGTGTTTGGCTGCGTCTTCAGTTTCTCCAGAAAAGCGTGCAGGATCTTGTTAAACTCGTCGGGAACTTCCATCATGGGCGCATGGCCGCATTTATCAATGAATTCCAGTTCAGAATTAGGTATAAGCTTTTGAAATTCTTCGCCCACCATAGGAGGTGTAACGGTATCATTTTTACCCCAGATCAGCAGTGTAGGTTGTTTGATGTCTTTCAGTTCATCTCCCAGGTTATGTCGGATAGCAGATTTAGCCAGGGTGATGATTTTGATCACTTTCAGACGATTGTTGACAATCTCAAACATTTCGTCCACCAGTTCTTTGGTAGCGATCTTCGGATCATAAAAAGTAAGCTCAGCTTTCTTACGGATATATTCGTAGTCTCCTCTTTTAGGATAGGTTTCACCCATACCATTTTCAAACAGACCGGAACTACCAGTGAGTATCAGCGACTTAATAGGCGCTTCCGGGTGTTTGAGCAGATATACCAGCGCCACATGGCCACCCAGGGAATTACCCAGCAGGTGCACATTCTGGTAGCCTCTGGCTTCAACAAACTTGTGCACAAACTTAGCCAGGCCGCCAACAGACGTTTCCAGGATGTTTAAATCATACAGGGGCAACATGGGTATCACAACCTTGTTATACTGCCGGAAATACTCGATCATGTGCGAGAAATTGCTCAAAGCACCAAAAAGTCCATGCAATAATACCAGTGGTTCTCCTTCTCCTTCTTCTATATAACTAAACTTACCCTGTGTTTTGATTTCGTAATCCATTGCCAAATCTTGAAAGTCAATTTTACGCTAAAATAATTCTTTTTATTAATCTAAATACTGTCAGGCTGATTGTAAGTGTCCGGCAGCTTTATCAAAAAACGCCTGCAGCTGGGAGAATATGTCTTTAAAGACCGGTATCCACTCTCCCATATGATCCAATACCCAGGGGCCTATGTGCTCAATATAGGGATATACCACTGAATGCAGTTTGGTTTCCGGGCTCAGCAGATAGATCTGGTTGGCAATCCACAATACCACACTATAAACAATCGTGAATATCATACTGTACAACAGAATGCCACCCAGCCTGTTCAGCCATCCCATCATGGCCATTTCTATCAGCTTCTGCAGTGCGCTGGCACCCAGTCTTACCAGTAATGCCACTCCCACAAAAAGGCAAACGAAACAAAGCATCGGCACCCAACGGGAATGTATATCCCATCGTTGCTGCACCAGTGTAGCGGTAACTGCAGAAAGTTTAAGGGCAACTGCCAGTCCCAGTGTTACGGCAACCAGCGAAAAAACGGCCACTATCAATCCACGTGTATACCCTTTATAAAGGGCTATTACCATGATAATGGCAAAAACGATATCTATTGACAAAGTAATAATTTTCGATTTTTCTGATTCCTGATTTTTTGATTTTGGAATGGAAGAAGGTCTCAAATTCCAAAATCAAAAAATCAAAAATTAAAAAATCTTTAAATATTTAAATATTTATTTAAGGAGTTCTTTTACCATAGCGGAAATAGCCTTTCCGTCTGCTTTACCAGCCAGTTGTTTGGTGGCTACGCCCATTACCTTACCCATATCAGCAGGAGATGCAGCACCTACTGAAGCAATAATTTCAGCCACAGCAGCTTTTAACTCATCTTCGCTCATTTGTTTGGGCAGGAAACGTTCAATCACGGCCAGCTCTTCTTCTTCTTTCACAGCCAGGTCTTCCCTGTTCTGCTGACGGAAAATTTCCAGGGAGTCTCTCCTTTGTTTGGCCAGTTTCTGCAGCAGCTTTAATTCATCAGCTTCAGTCAATTCTCCGCTGCCACCTTCCGCTGTTTTAACCAGCAGAATAGCGGCTTTGATAGCGCGCAACGCACGCAAGTCAGCTTCTTTTTTGCCCAGCATCGCCGTTTTGATCTCGGCGTTGATATTTGTTTCTAAAGACATATGTGGTTACGTTTAATGGATTAGGATTCAGCCTGCTGTTTTTCCTGGAATTTCTTAAAGAACTCTTTAGCAAAAGCCCTTAATTCATCCGCCTGGTCGCGGTATTGGGTAGCCCTGGCATAAGTATCAGCCATGGTCATCATAGTCTGAAAAAAGAAGTCGGCCATTTCATCCACCATCATATCTTTGGTCCAGAGGTCAATCCGTAAAGCAGCCTTTTCAGCCGGGTCCCAGAAAGATATCATCATGGCTTTGGCCTTGATCAGGCGGTCTTCCTTGTTATCAGTGGCACTCCACTCAATCGATTCCGGCACTTTATTCTCGTCCAGACCCACCTGGATCTGTATGTTTTTCTTGTTCATGTTTTTTCATTAAAGCGCAAAAATAACTATCATTTAGGGATTTTGATATTTGGTTATTTGGATATTTGACCCGAATAACGATTAAATCCCCCAATTCCCTGCATCCCAGCCAGTTGCCGGGGCTACCGGCGGTTCCTTGGCCAGCAGCCTGCTTCTCAGCTGTTCATCCTTATACAGCAGGCTCATTTTCTCCGCCAGATCATCCACATTGGCAGGGTCTGTATACAATGCTGTATCACCGGCAGCTTCCCGGGCAGCCTCACTTTCCAGCGCTATCACCGGCACCTTGCATTGTTGTGCCATATAGATGGGCAGCGGCAGTCCATCAAAACGAGCGGGATACACCAGTGCATAGGCGGCACCTGTTACCTCCGCCAGCTGTGCCATCGTCAGATCCTGCAGCCACACTACATCATGCCTGAACTTAAAACTTTCCAGTGCCTGCGCGATCTCAGCCCCGGCAGCCGTCAGATTACCGGCCAATACCAGTTTCAGATTGGTACGCTGCCGTTTTTTTAGCGCCGAAAACGCTTTAAAAACCGGCATTATATTATTCCTCGGATGAATGCTTCCAGTTACCAAAAAATACTCCACCCCGCCAGACCAGGCCTTTTTAGCCGCCTCCCGATCTTCCCATTCCAGTGGCCGGAACAGGCTACTGTCAATGGCTGCACTCAGCTGTAATACTTTATTGCGGGCTCCTGGCGCGTAACGCAGCAGCTCCGCTTTGGTGGTATCAGAAAGTACTACGATCTGCTGTGCCCGGTCGAGATAACGGGTAATCTTTTTTTTCAGGGAAG belongs to Chitinophaga sp. HK235 and includes:
- a CDS encoding alpha/beta fold hydrolase; translated protein: MDYEIKTQGKFSYIEEGEGEPLVLLHGLFGALSNFSHMIEYFRQYNKVVIPMLPLYDLNILETSVGGLAKFVHKFVEARGYQNVHLLGNSLGGHVALVYLLKHPEAPIKSLILTGSSGLFENGMGETYPKRGDYEYIRKKAELTFYDPKIATKELVDEMFEIVNNRLKVIKIITLAKSAIRHNLGDELKDIKQPTLLIWGKNDTVTPPMVGEEFQKLIPNSELEFIDKCGHAPMMEVPDEFNKILHAFLEKLKTQPNT
- the gldC gene encoding gliding motility protein GldC, with translation MNKKNIQIQVGLDENKVPESIEWSATDNKEDRLIKAKAMMISFWDPAEKAALRIDLWTKDMMVDEMADFFFQTMMTMADTYARATQYRDQADELRAFAKEFFKKFQEKQQAES
- a CDS encoding glycosyltransferase family 1 protein, whose translation is MQIAVNATCLRRDLPADTGQVATEIISALCRQQPEHRFTFYFDGEVPAHLNFPANVTTVVLPLKGNKAWHRYWWLEWQLPHAMKTIKADHYIGLDSTLPLRSKVPATILLRDLSFLKNAGLQSAQEQASLKKKITRYLDRAQQIVVLSDTTKAELLRYAPGARNKVLQLSAAIDSSLFRPLEWEDREAAKKAWSGGVEYFLVTGSIHPRNNIMPVFKAFSALKKRQRTNLKLVLAGNLTAAGAEIAQALESFKFRHDVVWLQDLTMAQLAEVTGAAYALVYPARFDGLPLPIYMAQQCKVPVIALESEAAREAAGDTALYTDPANVDDLAEKMSLLYKDEQLRSRLLAKEPPVAPATGWDAGNWGI
- a CDS encoding GatB/YqeY domain-containing protein, with protein sequence MSLETNINAEIKTAMLGKKEADLRALRAIKAAILLVKTAEGGSGELTEADELKLLQKLAKQRRDSLEIFRQQNREDLAVKEEEELAVIERFLPKQMSEDELKAAVAEIIASVGAASPADMGKVMGVATKQLAGKADGKAISAMVKELLK
- a CDS encoding CvpA family protein codes for the protein MSIDIVFAIIMVIALYKGYTRGLIVAVFSLVAVTLGLAVALKLSAVTATLVQQRWDIHSRWVPMLCFVCLFVGVALLVRLGASALQKLIEMAMMGWLNRLGGILLYSMIFTIVYSVVLWIANQIYLLSPETKLHSVVYPYIEHIGPWVLDHMGEWIPVFKDIFSQLQAFFDKAAGHLQSA